One window of the Cryptomeria japonica chromosome 7, Sugi_1.0, whole genome shotgun sequence genome contains the following:
- the LOC131076409 gene encoding chalcone isomerase-like protein 2, with protein MASEVVTVVDDIQFPKSVTPSPSSKPLNIVGYGITDIEIHFLQIKFTAIGIYVDFEVASHLQAWKGKTAAEILADDSFFDALLQAPVEKFIRVVVIKEIKGSQYGLQLENAVRDRLVAIDKYEDEEEEALAKVVEFFQGKYMKKNSVITYHFPANAKTVEVSFISDEKKEAKITVENADVSGMIKKWYLGGSSAVSASTITSFTEGIAPQLK; from the exons A TGGCCTCGGAAGTTGTTACTGTCGTGGACGACATACAGTTCCCCAAATCAGTTACTCCTTCTCCCTCCTCCAAGCCCTTAAACATCGTTGGATATG GAATCACCGACATAGAAATCCACTTCCTGCAAATCAAATTCACGGCCATTGGCATCTACGTGGATTTCGAAGTGGCTTCCCATTTGCAGGCGTGGAAAGGAAAGACTGCGGCCGAGATTTTGGCAGACGATTCGTTCTTTGATGCCCTCCTCCAAG CCCCTGTGGAGAAGTTTATCAGAGTGGTGGTAATAAAAGAGATCAAGGGGTCACAGTACGGTCTGCAGCTGGAAAACGCGGTTAGAGATCGTTTGGTGGCTATCGACAAATACGAGGATGAAGAGGAGGAAGCATTGGCTAAGGTTGTGGAGTTCTTCCAGGGCAAATATATGAAGAAAAATTCGGTCATCACCTACCATTTCCCAGCAAATGCCAAAACCGTTGAG GTGAGTTTCATTTCGGATGAGAAGAAAGAGGCCAAAATCACTGTGGAAAATGCTGATGTGAGCGGCATGATAAAGAAGTGGTATTTGGGTGGCTCCTCAGCTGTGTCAGCCTCAACCATTACATCTTTCACAGAAGGCATTGCTCCCCAGCTTAAATAG